One segment of Ricinus communis isolate WT05 ecotype wild-type chromosome 8, ASM1957865v1, whole genome shotgun sequence DNA contains the following:
- the LOC8273775 gene encoding lysM domain receptor-like kinase 3, which yields MNYIVSLACFLSLQILYAHSYSTQPMNCTDTTRLCTSYLAFKPQENQSLAVIQSMFDVLPQDVTIEDNDHGYIFIKKNCSCLFTTKVYASNSTFTVKSNEGYVYDIVINAYDGLAFLPNTTRPAKVGAVISLRLFCGCSNGLWNYLMSYVMREEDTVESLSSRFGVSMDSIESVNGIGNPDNVTVGALYYIPLNSVPGEPYPLETGIPPSPAPVPEPAFDTFSANTPKNKAHVPYGWIIGGLGFGLALIILCIAICVCLKSSSCFSKAKSDHAKDCNDKISHKFQILRKPSFCCASGRYMSGKSGDWKQTNGESSSHHITIPKALGTDMLDMEKPVVFTCEEIISATDGFSDATLTGHGTYGSVYYGHLHDQEVSIKRMTATKTKEFMAEMKVLCKVHHTNLVELIGYAASDDELFLIYEYAQKGSLKSHLHDPQNRGHTPLSWIMRVQIALDAARGLEYIHEHTKTHYVHRDIKTSNILLDGSFRAKISDFGLAKLVGKRGEGETTATKVVGTFGYLAPEYLSDGLATTKSDVYAFGVVLFEIISGKEAIIRTEGAATKNSERRSLASIMLAALRNSPDSMSMSSLKDYIDRNMMGLYPHDCVFKMAMLAKQCVDEDPILRPDMKQVVISLSQILLSSIEWEATLAGNSQVFSGLVQGR from the exons ATGAATTATATTGTTTCACTAGCCTGCTTTCTTTCACTTCAAATCCTTTATGCACACTCATATTCTACACAACCCATGAACTGCACGGACACCACACGCCTATGCACATCATATTTGGCTTTTAAACCTCAAGAAAATCAGTCTTTAGCAGTGATCCAAAGCATGTTTGATGTGCTACCTCAAGATGTAACCATAGAGGACAATGATCATGGCtacatatttatcaaaaagaaCTGTTCTTGCTTATTTACGACCAAAGTTTATGCCAGTAATAGTACGTTCACAGTGAAATCAAATGAGGGTTATGTGTATGACATTGTGATCAATGCTTATGATGGGCTTGCTTTCCTTCCTAATACTACAAGACCAGCTAAAGTTGGTGCAGTAATTTCATTGAGGTTGTTCTGTGGGTGTTCAAATGGGTTGTGGAATTACTTGATGAGCTATGTCATGAGGGAAGAAGACACAGTTGAGTCATTGTCAAGTCGATTTGGGGTTAGTATGGACAGCATTGAATCAGTAAATGGGATAGGAAATCCTGATAATGTTACTGTTGGCGCTCTTTATTATATTCCTTTGAATTCAG TTCCTGGCGAGCCTTATCCTCTGGAGACTGGTATTCCTCCTAGTCCTGCTCCAGTTCCTGAACCTGCTTTTGACACTTTCTCAG CAAATACACCAAAGAATAAGGCACATGTACCGTACGGATGGATCATAGGGGGCCTTGGTTTTGGTCTTGCACTGATAATACTTTGTATAGCTATTTGTGTATGCTTGAAGTCTTCCAGCTGCTTTTCTAAAGCTAAATCAGATCATGCTAAAGACTGTAATGACAAGATTTCTCATAAGTTTCAAATTCTTCGCAAGCCAAGCTTCTGTTGTGCTTCAGGAAGGTACATGTCTGGAAAATCTGGAGACTGGAAGCAAACAAATGGGGAATCTAGCAGCCACCACATTACTATACCCAAAG CTCTAGGAACGGATATGCTTGACATGGAGAAGCCTGTGGTTTTCACATGCGAAGAAATTATTTCTGCAACTGATGGATTTTCTGATGCAACTCTTACTGGGCATGGAACATATGGTTCTGTATATTATGGCCACCTTCATGACCAG GAAGTTTCTATTAAGCGAATGACTGCTACAAAAACTAAAGAATTCATGGCAGAGATGAAAGTCTTATGCAAGGTCCACCATACAAATCTG GTAGAATTGATTGGCTATGCAGCTAGTGATGATGAGCTCTTcttaatttatgaatatgccCAAAAAGGTTCACTTAAAAGCCATTTACACGACCCTCAGAATAGGG GTCACACACCACTATCTTGGATTATGAGGGTCCAGATTGCACTTGATGCGGCTAGAGGTCTGGAATACATCCATGAGCACACCAAAACACACTATGTTCACCGTGATATCAAAACGAGCAACATCTTACTTGATGGTTCCTTCAGGGCTAAG ATTTCAGATTTTGGATTGGCAAAACTTGTTGGAAAAAGAGGAGAGGGAGAAACTACAGCAACAAAAGTTGTTGGTACATTTGGTTATCTGGCCCCAGA ATATTTGAGTGATGGTCTTGCCACAACCAAAAGTGATGTGTATGCATTTGGTGTCGTACTTTTCGAAATCATATCAGGGAAGGAAGCCATCATACGGACTGAAGGTGCAGCGACAAAAAACTCTGAGAGGCGTTCATTGGCATCCATT ATGCTAGCAGCTCTTAGGAACTCACCTGACTCCATGAGCATGTCAAGCTTGAAAGATTACATTGATCGTAATATGATGGGTTTATATCCCCATGATTGTGTATTCAAG ATGGCAATGCTTGCGAAACAGTGCGTGGATGAGGATCCCATCCTACGGCCTGACATGAAGCAAGTTGTGATTTCACTATCACAGATCCTTTTATCCTCTATTGAATGGGAAGCAACTCTTGCTGGAAATAGCCAAGTATTCAGTGGCTTGGTCCAAGGAAGATAA
- the LOC8273776 gene encoding clavaminate synthase-like protein At3g21360, whose protein sequence is MAKQFKEIEISHQKHFNSLLFPSILSPNPSTLSSLTDSIKSGKPYLTSLLHKSGAILFRGFSVNTASDFNDVVEAFGFDELPYIGGAAPRTNVVGRVFTANESPPDQKIPFHHEMAQVPEFPSKLLFFCEVEPGSGGETPIVLSHIVYEKMKEKYPEFVERLDKYGLIYNRVLPEVDDPSSPIGRGWKSTFLTNDKTLAEERAAKLGMKLEWLEDGGVKTIMGPIPAIKYDKLRNRKIWFNSMVAAYTGWKDMRNDPVKAVTFGDGKPLPGDIIYDCLKILEEESIAIPWQKGDILLIDNWAVLHARKSFTPPRRVLASLCK, encoded by the exons ATGGCGAAACAATTCAAAGAAATCGAAATCTCACATCAAAAGCATTTCAATTCCCTTCTTTTCCCTTCTATTCTATCTCCAAATCCTTCCACTCTGTCTTCCCTAACAGACTCCATTAAATCCGGAAAACCATACCTTACCTCTTTACTGCACAAAAGTGGAGCCATTCTCTTTAGAGGATTTTCAGTAAACACAGCCTCTGACTTCAACGACGTCGTCGAGGCTTTCGGGTTCGACGAGTTGCCTTACATAGGCGGTGCTGCCCCTCGCACCAACGTTGTTGGTCGTGTCTTCACAGCCAACGAGTCCCCACCTGATCAGAAAATCCCTTTCCACCATGAGATGGCTCAG GTTCCCGAGTTTCCATCCAAGTTGTTGTTTTTTTGTGAAGTGGAACCAGGGAGTGGAGGAGAAACTCCTATAGTTTTAAGCCATATTGTGtatgaaaaaatgaaagagaaataCCCTGAATTTGTTGAACGACTGGACAAGTACGGTTTGATTTATAATCGAGTTTTACCTGAAGTTGATGATCCTTCTTCCCCAATTGGTCGTGGATGGAAGTCCACTTTTTTAACCAATGACAAGACCTTAGCAGAGGAAAG GGCAGCTAAGCTTGGGATGAAGTTGGAATGGTTAGAAGATGGAGGAGTGAAAACAATAATGGGTCCAATTCCAGCAATCAAATATGACAAATTAAGAAACCGGAAGATTTGGTTCAACAGCATGGTGGCTGCATATACAGGTTGGAAAGACATGCGAAATGATCCTGTGAAAGCAGTCACGTTTGGAGATGGTAAGCCATTGCCAGGTGATATCATCTATGATTGTTTGAAAATCCTTGAAGAGGAAAGCATTGCTATTCCTTGGCAGAAAGGTGACATTTTGCTGATTGATAACTGGGCTGTTCTTCACGCCCGCAAATCATTCACTCCGCCGCGCCGTGTTTTGGCTTCTCTTTGCAAGTAG
- the LOC8273777 gene encoding uncharacterized protein LOC8273777 translates to MARNEAKAKSARRALRDLPNNNNNNTHTNSSNDCGRFSKSIKTTKKRISEKEIEKQQTASTIQRQHQEAKEEEEDCLDLLLLVQSDLSSLTRQIDEIVAQAFEVKTTSKQGRREIESFSHVLSDMISSLKPWVPRFQKALSRSPSAEFGVKCLANKTVSAVNDDDKFEVESPKQTGRNSLISPSPLVSWRAADANIDRGRHLFLLTPLPMSKTLSSKRMDLSKSLFEGFTPNHPVVEVPSFLTFSQHENDDWLQGTATKPTPEKPSDSVVTEAKTIVDSQCVSSPIFSKTDHSVLVMTPYLKMSPPKSCVLLEPFSESTHKGRFMVRKSTPFPVGMLAHISESSSDSEASSEDLASKYPELLGIQRACDKPNVGKKEFETSPGWLFSPPKTCVLLEPPDEKSPDTIAVDHRLSITAPDSNQQIKLSLFKEDNDQPCNKVSAEPRVNSLTLAESTPMWKEPESTMTKGKRPGENTLKKELWTKFEAASSYGLRLDVSSLQRTAQKGFLDMLDEVSCDGECPVDI, encoded by the exons ATGGCGAGAAACGAAGCAAAGGCCAAATCAGCGAGGCGAGCACTGAGGGATTTACCgaacaataacaataataatactCACACAAACAGCAGCAACGATTGTGGAAGGTTCTCGAAATCTATAAAGACTACCAAGAAACGTATCTCTGAGAAAGAAATCGAAAAGCAACAAACTGCCTCTACTATACAACGGCAACACCaagaagcaaaagaagaagaagaagattgtCTCGATCTTCTCTTGCTTGTCCAGTCCGATCTCTCCTCCCTCACTCGTCAg ATTGATGAAATTGTTGCGCAAGCATTTGAAGTGAAGACCACAAGCAAACAAGGGAGAAGAGAAATTGAATCCTTTTCTCATGTCTTGTCTGATATGATTTCATCTTtaaag CCATGGGTTCCCAGATTTCAAAAAGCCCTTTCTAGGAGTCCTTCTGCTGAGTTTGGGGTGAAGTGTTTGGCAAATAAAACCGTTTCTGCTGTAAATGATGATGACAAATTCGAAGTTGAAAGTCCAAAACAAACAGGGAGAAACTCCTTGATTTCTCCTTCTCCTCTTGTCTCATGGAGAGCAGCTGACGCCAACATTGATAGAGGCAGACATCTTTTCCTGCTCACACCTCTTCCTATGTCGAAAACGCTGTCTTCGAAACGTATGGACTTGTCTAAATCACTATTTGAAGGGTTTACTCCAAATCATCCTGTTGTTGAGGTACCATCATTTCTAACATTTTCTCAACATGAAAATGATGATTGGCTTCAAGGTACAGCTACAAAGCCAACCCCCGAAAAGCCTTCTGATTCGGTTGTGACTGAAGCTAAAACAATTGTTGATTCTCAATGTGTTTCCTCTCCAATCTTCTCTAAAACAGATCACTCTGTCCTTGTTATGACTCCTTACTTAAAAATGTCCCctccaaaatcttgtgttttgCTCGAACCCTTTTCTGAGTCTACTCATAAAGGCAGATTCATGGTTCGAAAGTCTACCCCTTTCCCTGTTGGGATGCTTGCACACATCTCTGAATCCTCCTCTGACAGTGAAGCTTCTTCTGAGGACTTGGCTTCCAAGTATCCAGAGCTTTTGGGGATACAACGGGCCTGTGATAAACCCAACGTGGGAAAGAAAGAGTTTGAGACATCCCCTGGTTGGTTGTTTTCACCTCCTAAAACTTGTGTACTATTGGAGCCACCAGATGAGAAATCACCGGACACCATTGCTGTTGATCACCGCTTGTCAATCACTGCTCCTGACTCGAATCAGCAGATAAAATTGAGTTTATTTAAAGAAGACAATGATCAACCTTGTAACAAAG tttctgCAGAACCTAGAGTTAACAGCCTAACACTAGCTGAAAGCACCCCCATGTGGAAAGAACCTGAAAGCACAATGACGAAAGGGAAGCGTCCAGGCGAGAACACTCTGAAGAAGGAGCTATGGACAAAGTTTGAAGCAGCCTCTTCTTATGGGCTTCGTTTAGATGTCTCTTCTTTGCAAAGGACTGCACAGAAAGGATTTCTTGACATGCTTGATGAAGTTTCTTGCGATGGGGAATGCCCAGttgatatttga